Proteins from a single region of Gossypium arboreum isolate Shixiya-1 chromosome 1, ASM2569848v2, whole genome shotgun sequence:
- the LOC108461201 gene encoding aquaporin TIP1-2-like translates to MPISRIAVGSAAEAGQADALKAALAEFISMLIFVFAGEGSGMAFNKLTDNGSTTPAGLVAASVAHAFALFVAVSVGANISGGHVNPAVTFGAFVGGHITLVRSILYWIAQLLGSVVACLLLKFSTGGLTTSAFALSSGVGAWNAVVFEIVMTFGLVYTVYATAVDPKKGNIGIIAPIAIGFIVGANILAGGAFDGASMNPAVSFGPAVVSWTWDNHWVYWLGPFVGSAIAAIVYEVFFIAPDTHEQLPTSEF, encoded by the exons atgccGATTTCTCGCATTGCAGTAGGATCTGCGGCTGAGGCTGGCCAAGCTGATGCCCTCAAAGCAGCTTTAGCTGAGTTTATTTCAATGCTCATTTTTGTTTTTGCTGGTGAAGGCTCGGGCATGGCTTTTA ACAAGCTCACTGACAATGGCTCTACAACACCGGCTGGCCTTGTAGCTGCATCGGTGGCCCATGCTTTCGCTCTTTTTGTGGCCGTTTCTGTCGGTGCTAACATCTCGGGTGGGCACGTAAACCCTGCCGTCACTTTCGGTGCCTTTGTCGGTGGCCACATTACCTTGGTCCGAAGTATTTTGTATTGGATTGCTCAGTTGCTCGGATCCGTTGTCGCTTGCTTGCTCCTCAAGTTTTCAACTGGTGGATTG ACAACATCTGCATTTGCCTTGTCATCCGGTGTGGGAGCATGGAACGCAGTGGTTTTCGAGATCGTGATGACCTTCGGTTTGGTTTACACGGTTTACGCCACCGCTGTTGACCCAAAGAAGGGTAATATTGGGATCATTGCACCCATTGCAATCGGTTTCATTGTGGGTGCCAACATCTTGGCTGGTGGTGCCTTTGATGGAGCTTCCATGAACCCTGCAGTCTCCTTTGGACCAGCCGTTGTCAGCTGGACATGGGACAACCACTGGGTCTACTGGCTCGGTCCCTTTGTCGGCTCTGCCATTGCAGCCATCGTCTATGAAGTCTTCTTCATCGCCCCCGACACACATGAGCAGCTTCCCACTTCAGAATTTTAA
- the LOC108461202 gene encoding uncharacterized protein LOC108461202 gives MSHLLKLYLFAYNSLQAFGWTISLFRILSCFIATKSVIGAYASAGDLICLLQTCAFLEVVHGAIGIVPSGVLFPMMQWGGRTHFLLAIVRRIHEVQELSAVFITFFAWSLTEVIRYSHYALNISGGCPSWLTYLRYTLFIVLYPMGLAPGEMWLMYQALPYIKEKNLYGDFFASVPFSYYNFVTVVLLIYPFLWLNLYLHLFKQRRSKLGKQHHKKKKI, from the exons ATGTCTCACCTGCTGAAGCTCTATCTCTTTGCTTACAACTCTCTCCAGGCTTTTGGCTG GACAATTTCTTTGTTCAGAATTTTGTCCTGTTTCATAGCCACCAAATCTGTCATTGGCGCCTATGCTTCCGCTGGAGACTTAATCT GTTTGTTACAAACTTGTGCGTTCTTGGAAGTTGTACATGGAGCAATAG GGATTGTTCCAAGTGGAGTGTTGTTTCCTATGATGCAATGGGGTGGAAGAACACATTTCTTATTAGCAATCGTCCGCCGGATTCACGAG GTACAGGAATTATCTGCAGTTTTCATAACATTTTTTGCTTGGAGCCTAACCGAG GTAATACGGTATTCGCATTATGCATTGAACATATCTGGCGGTTGTCCGTCTTGGCTCACCTACCTGAG GTACACTTTATTCATTGTGCTGTATCCTATGGGCCTTGCTCCGGGTGAAA TGTGGCTCATGTACCAAGCACTTCCATATATAAAGGAGAAGAACCTCTACGGGGATTTCTTTGCTAGTGTTCCCTTTAGCTATTATAATTTTGTCACG GTTGTTCTTCTCATCTATCCATTCCTTTGGTTGAACCTTTACCTCCATTTATTTAAGCAGCGACGGTCAAAACTTGGTAAGCAACACcacaagaagaagaaaatttgA
- the LOC108463219 gene encoding transcription factor MYB59 isoform X1: MKAEQEETRKGPWTEQEDAVLVNFVHLFGDRRWDFIAKVSGLNRTGKSCRLRWVNYLHPGLKREKMSPQEQRLVLELHAKWGNRWSRIARKLPGRTDNEIKNYWRTHMRKKAQEKKKDMPKSLSPSSSSSSSITLSSSSSTTTTTTTTTVDSLPFSGTGKVSFYDTGGPKMAALGDKSSTDFKDEKGYYSMDDIWKDIDMSEENMIKPLFHNYSEEGCNIFCPSMASPSLDYCWDSLWKMDDEESKMFLPFSQSISCFEYGTSIFNQIG, from the exons ATGAAAGCGGAGCAAGAGGAAACCCGGAAGGGACCGTGGACGGAGCAGGAGGACGCGGTTCTGGTGAACTTCGTGCACTTGTTCGGGGACCGGCGATGGGATTTTATAGCCAAAGTTTCAG GTTTGAACAGAACCGGGAAGAGTTGCAGGTTACGGTGGGTTAATTACCTTCACCCTGGTCTCAAAAGGGAAAAGATGTCTCCCCAAGAACAGCGCCTTGTCCTTGAACTTCATGCCAAATGGGGAAACAG GTGGTCAAGAATTGCTCGGAAATTACCAGGGCGCACTGACAACGAGATCAAGAACTACTGGAGGACTCATATGAGAAAAAAAGCTCAGGAAAAGAAAAAGGATATGCCAAAGTCATTgtcaccatcatcatcatcatcatcatccatcACTCTTTCTTCATCATCatctactactactactactactaccacCACCGTGGATTCCTTGCCCTTCTCAGGCACTGGGAAGGTCAGTTTTTACGACACAGGAGGACCAAAAATGGCTGCTTTGGGAGACAAAAGCAGTACAGATTTCAAAGATGAAAAGGGGTACTATTCCATGGATGACATATGGAAGGATATTGACATGTCTGAAGAAAACATGATAAAGCCTTTGTTTCATAACTACAGTGAAGAAGGTTGTAACATTTTCTGCCCTTCAATGGCGTCTCCTTCATTGGATTACTGCTGGGATTCACTGTGGAAGATGGATGACGAAGAGAGTAAGATGTTCCTCCCATTCAGTCAGTCCATTTCTTGCTTTGAATATGGGACATCTATTTTTAACCAGATAGGCTAg
- the LOC108463219 gene encoding transcription factor MYB48 isoform X2, which yields MGFYSQSFRFEGCGGRQTIGLNRTGKSCRLRWVNYLHPGLKREKMSPQEQRLVLELHAKWGNRWSRIARKLPGRTDNEIKNYWRTHMRKKAQEKKKDMPKSLSPSSSSSSSITLSSSSSTTTTTTTTTVDSLPFSGTGKVSFYDTGGPKMAALGDKSSTDFKDEKGYYSMDDIWKDIDMSEENMIKPLFHNYSEEGCNIFCPSMASPSLDYCWDSLWKMDDEESKMFLPFSQSISCFEYGTSIFNQIG from the exons ATGGGATTTTATAGCCAAAGTTTCAGGTTTGAAGGTTGTGGCGGGAGACAAACGATAG GTTTGAACAGAACCGGGAAGAGTTGCAGGTTACGGTGGGTTAATTACCTTCACCCTGGTCTCAAAAGGGAAAAGATGTCTCCCCAAGAACAGCGCCTTGTCCTTGAACTTCATGCCAAATGGGGAAACAG GTGGTCAAGAATTGCTCGGAAATTACCAGGGCGCACTGACAACGAGATCAAGAACTACTGGAGGACTCATATGAGAAAAAAAGCTCAGGAAAAGAAAAAGGATATGCCAAAGTCATTgtcaccatcatcatcatcatcatcatccatcACTCTTTCTTCATCATCatctactactactactactactaccacCACCGTGGATTCCTTGCCCTTCTCAGGCACTGGGAAGGTCAGTTTTTACGACACAGGAGGACCAAAAATGGCTGCTTTGGGAGACAAAAGCAGTACAGATTTCAAAGATGAAAAGGGGTACTATTCCATGGATGACATATGGAAGGATATTGACATGTCTGAAGAAAACATGATAAAGCCTTTGTTTCATAACTACAGTGAAGAAGGTTGTAACATTTTCTGCCCTTCAATGGCGTCTCCTTCATTGGATTACTGCTGGGATTCACTGTGGAAGATGGATGACGAAGAGAGTAAGATGTTCCTCCCATTCAGTCAGTCCATTTCTTGCTTTGAATATGGGACATCTATTTTTAACCAGATAGGCTAg
- the LOC108463090 gene encoding protein SOSEKI 5, whose amino-acid sequence MAVSSRGRMIESGVVSRKWKETVEISPERNKVWVEPKPLNTLVVRKVAVVYYLSRNGQLQHPHFMQVPLSSNAGLYLKDVIKRLNLLRGKGMASLYSWSSKRSYKNGFVWHDLAEDDFIYPSHGQEYVLKGSEILDHSINLLESEKLGKDHDFQPIRRQRDPSRSSIDLPEHKIFTADSSSDSPGKLAVDASTQTDDKRRKPVVKESKIERLQSQELEQNQSTELRREDISPPRPSDSSSETLESLMKADALRSLCEGDGKEDNLNRSGRMKASAVLMQLISCGSVSIKEFGGESERDQGFSLTGHYQSRLPRGAGNRNQMGKEHFSGSLSETKREGAPDLKRSSGLQLAERETKAKAGSTKKQGKHEYK is encoded by the exons ATGGCGGTGAGTTCCAGGGGGAGGATGATAGAGTCTGGGGTCGTTTCAAGGAAGTGGAAAGAGACAGTAGAAATAAGCCCCGAAAGAAACAAGGTCTGGGTTGAACCCAAGCCTCTCAACACCCTTGTTGTAAGAAAAGTTGCTGTTGTTTACTACTTATCTAGGAATGGTCAACTTCAACACCCTCATTTCATGCAAGTTCCTCTCTCTTCTAACGCTGGACTTTATCTAAAAG ATGTAATCAAACGGCTAAACCTCCTACGAGGCAAAGGCATGGCTAGTCTATACTCTTGGTCCTCCAAACG gaGTTACAAAAACGGCTTCGTTTGGCATGACTTAGCGGAGGACGATTTCATTTACCCATCTCACGGCCAAGAATACGTCCTCAAAGGATCGGAGATTCTCGACCACTCGATTAATCTACTCGAGTCTGAAAAGTTAGGGAAAGATCATGATTTTCAGCCAATCAGACGGCAGAGGGATCCGTCTCGGAGTTCTATTGATCTCCCTGAGCACAAAATTTTCACGGCTGATTCAAGCTCCGACTCGCCTGGAAAACTCGCTGTCGACGCGTCGACTCAGACCGATGACAAGAGGAGAAAACCGGTGGTTAAAGAATCGAAAATTGAAAGGCTACAAAGTCAAGAATTGGAGCAGAACCAAAGTACGGAGCTGAGAAGGGAAGATATTTCGCCGCCACGGCCATCGGATTCGAGCTCGGAGACATTGGAATCGTTGATGAAAGCCGATGCACTGCGGAGTTTGTGCGAGGGTGATGGTAAAGAAGACAATTTGAATCGGAGCGGGAGAATGAAAGCGTCGGCCGTTTTGATGCAGTTGATATCATGCGGTTCGGTCTCGATCAAGGAATTTGGGGGCGAATCGGAGAGGGATCAAGGGTTTTCATTGACTGGGCACTACCAATCGAGGCTGCCACGGGGAGCAGGGAATCGTAACCAAATGGGGAAAGAGCATTTCAGTGGGAGCTTGAGTGAGACCAAGAGAGAAGGAGCTCCTGATTTGAAAAG GAGCTCGGGGTTGCAGTTGGCAGAAAGGGAGACGAAGGCCAAAGCTGGCTCAACGAAGAAACAAGGCAAACATGAATACAAATAG